In Longimicrobiaceae bacterium, a single window of DNA contains:
- the gntD gene encoding guanitoxin biosynthesis L-enduracididine beta-hydroxylase GntD produces MSKLLLTGDEIESIQALLSEVSCHYASPESPEFLREADIWSHEFPRRLRTALREFRLAEPKGAMLVISGYPVDQAKAGPTPMHWRDKDSANDTLAEEMLLVMLGSLLGDPIAWSTQQDGRVVHDIFPIRGHEHEQLGSGSEELLTWHTEDAFHPYRGDYLALMCLRNPDQVPTTFASLEHVQLTPEQVRILSEPHFTIRPDESHLPKNRTTSNGRSPEEEKLVQRAYARVEQMWRSPEKIAVFSGGMDSPYIRLDPYFMDPVRDNAEAQAALDELCRQVDASIRDLVLLPGDFLFVDNWKAVHGRKPFRARHDGTDRWLKRINISRDLRKSRDVRLTPDSRVIH; encoded by the coding sequence ATGTCCAAGCTTCTGCTGACCGGCGATGAGATCGAATCCATTCAAGCCCTGCTCAGTGAGGTCTCCTGCCACTACGCCTCCCCGGAGAGCCCGGAATTTCTGAGGGAGGCCGACATCTGGTCGCACGAGTTCCCGCGGCGGCTCCGGACAGCGCTGCGGGAGTTCCGGCTCGCCGAGCCGAAGGGCGCAATGCTCGTTATCTCGGGCTATCCGGTGGACCAGGCCAAGGCCGGCCCTACGCCGATGCACTGGCGTGACAAGGACTCCGCGAACGACACGCTGGCGGAGGAGATGCTTCTGGTAATGCTGGGCTCGCTCCTGGGGGACCCCATCGCCTGGTCGACGCAGCAGGACGGGAGAGTGGTGCATGACATCTTTCCGATCCGGGGACACGAGCACGAGCAGCTTGGGAGCGGTAGCGAGGAGCTGCTGACCTGGCACACGGAGGACGCATTCCATCCCTACCGGGGGGACTACCTGGCGCTCATGTGCCTGCGCAACCCGGACCAAGTCCCCACCACATTCGCCTCTCTGGAGCACGTGCAGCTCACCCCCGAGCAGGTACGCATCCTCTCCGAGCCGCACTTCACCATCCGCCCGGACGAATCTCACCTCCCCAAGAACCGTACGACGAGCAACGGTCGCTCGCCCGAGGAGGAGAAGCTGGTGCAGCGGGCGTATGCCAGGGTCGAGCAGATGTGGAGATCGCCCGAGAAGATCGCGGTGTTCTCGGGGGGGATGGACTCGCCATACATCCGGCTCGACCCGTACTTCATGGACCCGGTCCGCGACAACGCCGAGGCACAGGCCGCGCTCGACGAGCTGTGCCGGCAGGTGGACGCGTCGATCAGGGACCTAGTGCTCCTCCCCGGCGACTTCCTCTTCGTCGACAACTGGAAGGCGGTGCACGGTCGCAAGCCGTTCAGAGCCCGCCACGACGGGACCGACCGCTGGTTGAAGCGCATCAACATCTCCCGCGACTTGAGAAAGTCGCGGGACGTCCGCCTCACACCGGACTCTCGCGTCATCCACTGA
- a CDS encoding DUF5916 domain-containing protein, which yields MRRLLLSALCVPGLASAQAPSPRANIPVPATHPAPILRAAPATQPIRIDGRLDEETWLTAAPATEFTQIVPSEGAPATQRTEVRILFDRDALYIGARLEDTEPVSTRLVRRDGPMDRSDWLTVILDSYHDHRTAFAVELNPSGVRRDQIRAGGSEDDSWDPVWEAATAVDSSGWTAEMRIPFSQLRFNPGSDQVWGIQIERSRARNQEFTAFAFTPSTEPGGIPRYGHLHDLRTGTARKRLEILPYTLARGEDVDRGDNPFRADRDLGISAGLDLKYRATSDLTLDLTLNPDFGQVEVDPAEVNLTDAETRYQEKRPFFIEGADIFRFGAGGNDVFYSRRIGRAPQLSPAGTAVDAPNAAHILGAGKLSGRTRSGWAIGALSAVTGRTTARYLAVDGRADDMTVEPLTSYFAARLRRDARSGQSVVGGMFTAVNRRLDSDVLRSTLHSAAYSGGVDFVQQWANRTWTLSGFGAGSYVSGTPEALVRTQQAPRRYFQRPDARAFQVDSSATSLAGLATQLDLQHRRGRHWRYGATVRTTTPGFEINDLGYQDQANRVESQARITYVENRPGRWLRYWDVTGRSDAGWNFDGDRTLGTAGLQAGLQTLGYWRAFAGLTVTAASHDDRLTRGGPVARRPGTVRGSVVVVSDQRRPVRAMPSASYVRDDLGGWGGSAVLDVAARPAPGWSVSLAPGASRRHSAAQFLETIPDPSAEHTFGSRYVFAPLDQTTVWLETRVNVTFTPTLSLQVYAQPFLSSQAFGHPAELAAARTSEFRTYGTQVGSVVRDGATYTIFPLGRSEGAPSFELADPDFNFRSLRGNAILRWEWRPGSTLYVAWQQLRNDVAPVGDFAFGRDRSALFAARPDNVLVVKMSYWLNP from the coding sequence ATGCGCCGCTTACTTCTCTCCGCCCTCTGCGTCCCCGGACTCGCCAGCGCGCAGGCACCGTCTCCGCGCGCGAACATCCCCGTTCCGGCCACGCATCCTGCGCCCATCCTGCGCGCCGCACCAGCCACACAGCCGATCCGCATCGATGGCCGGCTCGACGAGGAAACGTGGCTGACCGCCGCCCCGGCAACCGAGTTCACGCAGATCGTGCCGAGCGAAGGTGCACCGGCGACTCAGCGAACGGAGGTCCGCATTCTGTTCGACCGCGATGCGCTCTACATCGGTGCGCGTCTCGAAGACACGGAGCCGGTCTCGACTCGCCTTGTGCGCCGGGACGGACCGATGGACAGGTCCGACTGGCTCACCGTCATTCTCGACAGCTACCACGATCATCGGACCGCCTTCGCCGTCGAGTTGAATCCGTCGGGTGTCCGGAGGGACCAGATCCGGGCCGGCGGCAGCGAGGACGACTCATGGGATCCAGTCTGGGAGGCGGCGACCGCCGTGGACAGCTCCGGGTGGACCGCCGAAATGCGGATCCCCTTCTCCCAGCTCCGCTTCAACCCCGGTAGCGACCAGGTCTGGGGCATCCAAATCGAGCGGTCCCGCGCCCGCAACCAGGAGTTTACGGCGTTCGCCTTCACGCCGAGCACCGAGCCCGGCGGAATCCCGCGGTACGGCCATCTCCATGATCTCCGTACCGGGACCGCCAGGAAGCGCCTCGAGATCCTCCCGTACACCCTCGCGCGTGGCGAGGACGTGGACCGCGGTGACAACCCCTTCCGCGCGGACCGCGACCTGGGGATCTCGGCCGGCCTCGACCTGAAGTACCGCGCCACCTCCGACCTGACGTTGGACCTGACCCTGAACCCGGACTTCGGGCAGGTGGAGGTCGACCCGGCCGAGGTCAACCTCACGGACGCGGAGACCCGCTACCAGGAAAAGCGCCCCTTCTTCATCGAAGGCGCGGACATCTTCAGGTTCGGAGCCGGGGGGAACGACGTGTTCTACTCCCGCCGCATCGGCCGCGCGCCGCAACTCAGCCCTGCCGGGACCGCCGTGGACGCTCCGAATGCGGCCCACATCCTCGGCGCCGGCAAGCTCTCGGGGCGTACGCGCTCGGGATGGGCGATCGGGGCGCTCAGCGCGGTCACCGGGCGTACCACGGCACGGTACCTCGCAGTCGACGGCAGGGCAGACGATATGACCGTCGAGCCGTTGACCAGCTACTTCGCCGCCAGGCTCCGCCGCGACGCCCGGTCCGGCCAGTCGGTGGTCGGCGGGATGTTCACCGCGGTAAACCGGCGGCTCGATTCGGACGTGCTGCGCTCCACCCTGCACAGCGCCGCCTACTCCGGCGGCGTGGACTTCGTCCAGCAGTGGGCGAATCGCACGTGGACCCTGAGCGGGTTCGGCGCCGGCAGCTACGTCTCCGGCACCCCGGAGGCGCTGGTCCGCACGCAGCAGGCGCCGCGGCGGTACTTCCAGCGCCCGGACGCGCGCGCGTTCCAGGTGGATTCGTCCGCGACCTCCTTGGCGGGGCTGGCGACACAGCTCGACCTGCAGCACCGCCGCGGCCGCCACTGGCGCTACGGCGCCACCGTGAGGACGACCACTCCGGGATTCGAGATCAACGACCTGGGCTACCAAGACCAAGCGAACCGGGTGGAGAGCCAGGCCAGGATCACCTACGTAGAGAACCGGCCGGGCCGGTGGCTGCGCTACTGGGACGTCACGGGACGGTCCGACGCCGGGTGGAACTTCGACGGAGATCGCACGCTCGGCACGGCTGGCCTCCAGGCCGGTCTCCAGACCCTGGGCTACTGGCGCGCTTTCGCCGGCCTGACGGTGACCGCCGCCTCCCACGACGACCGCCTCACCCGCGGCGGACCGGTCGCGCGGCGGCCGGGGACCGTCCGGGGCAGCGTCGTCGTCGTGAGCGACCAGCGCAGACCGGTTCGCGCGATGCCGTCCGCCTCGTACGTGCGCGACGACCTGGGAGGCTGGGGAGGGTCGGCCGTCCTCGACGTCGCTGCCAGGCCGGCGCCGGGCTGGAGCGTCTCTCTCGCCCCGGGGGCCTCCCGCAGGCACTCCGCGGCCCAGTTCCTGGAAACGATCCCCGACCCTTCCGCCGAGCACACCTTCGGCTCGCGCTACGTGTTCGCTCCGCTCGACCAGACGACCGTCTGGCTCGAGACACGCGTCAACGTGACGTTCACCCCCACCCTGTCGCTCCAGGTCTACGCGCAGCCGTTCCTGTCCAGCCAGGCGTTCGGCCACCCGGCCGAGCTCGCCGCCGCCCGGACCAGCGAGTTCCGCACCTACGGCACCCAGGTCGGAAGCGTGGTGCGCGACGGAGCGACCTACACGATCTTCCCCCTGGGGAGATCCGAGGGAGCCCCGTCGTTCGAGCTTGCCGATCCCGACTTCAACTTCCGGTCGCTGCGGGGCAACGCGATCCTCCGGTGGGAATGGCGCCCCGGATCCACCCTGTACGTGGCGTGGCAACAGCTCCGCAACGACGTGGCGCCCGTCGGCGACTTCGCCTTCGGACGCGACCGCAGCGCGCTGTTTGCTGCCCGGCCCGACAACGTGCTCGTGGTCAAGATGAGCTACTGGCTGAACCCCTAG
- a CDS encoding cytochrome P450, with translation MSGERPWPAPDPLTLKGLVEGYADPHGLYDALRERDRISFDPANRCWLVTGQAVLRQILSDDRFVSDVALAVPQPRRGARRSFIADAVQKQIIFADGPKQVKMQRAVLEELARRSDALLPPLRAAALALAERARERREVDLVSDFAVPYSMEAISMIVGLPAQSSGEMERLERWATTFANVTSGYLQVEVEEIVHLGDYFRAQVAARGGRPSEDLIGALLRDGGLDDEEEVVIQCMMAFAAGRVTTQKLLGNGLPLLLPEWSTWRERIRANPGSVRRLTDELLRMVTPTRYLVRYATGDVHFADESTDGCTIRRGEKVVLFLEAANRDPDAFLDPHTLQGDRKPNPHVAFGFGAHRCPGASVARIEIQVALQTLLETLVEIRPDPSAPPTWEPNPNLGGYASYRCLCA, from the coding sequence ATGAGCGGCGAGCGGCCATGGCCTGCTCCGGATCCGCTCACCCTGAAGGGGCTGGTGGAGGGGTACGCGGATCCCCACGGCCTCTACGACGCGCTGCGGGAGCGCGACCGGATCAGCTTCGACCCGGCGAACCGCTGCTGGCTCGTGACCGGGCAGGCCGTGCTGCGGCAGATCCTCTCGGACGACCGCTTCGTCTCCGATGTCGCGCTCGCGGTGCCGCAGCCCCGGCGAGGCGCCCGCCGCTCGTTCATCGCGGACGCGGTCCAGAAGCAGATCATCTTCGCCGACGGCCCGAAGCAGGTGAAGATGCAGCGGGCGGTGCTGGAGGAGCTCGCCCGCCGGTCGGACGCGCTCCTCCCCCCGCTCCGTGCCGCCGCGCTCGCCCTGGCGGAGCGCGCCCGCGAGCGGCGCGAGGTGGACTTGGTCAGTGACTTCGCCGTCCCCTACTCGATGGAGGCGATCTCGATGATCGTGGGGCTCCCCGCGCAGAGCTCCGGCGAGATGGAGCGGCTGGAGCGCTGGGCGACGACCTTCGCCAACGTCACCAGCGGATACCTGCAGGTGGAGGTGGAGGAGATCGTCCACCTGGGCGATTACTTCCGCGCCCAGGTGGCGGCGCGCGGGGGGAGGCCCTCCGAGGACCTCATCGGCGCGCTGCTGCGGGACGGCGGGCTCGACGACGAGGAGGAGGTCGTCATCCAGTGCATGATGGCTTTCGCGGCGGGGCGGGTCACCACCCAGAAGCTCCTGGGCAACGGCCTCCCGCTCCTCCTCCCGGAGTGGAGCACGTGGCGCGAGCGGATCCGGGCGAACCCCGGCTCGGTCCGCCGGCTCACGGACGAGCTCCTCCGCATGGTGACCCCCACCCGGTACCTGGTCCGCTACGCGACCGGCGACGTCCACTTCGCCGACGAGTCCACGGACGGCTGCACCATCCGGCGCGGCGAGAAGGTGGTCCTCTTCCTGGAGGCGGCCAACCGTGATCCGGATGCATTCCTCGATCCGCACACGCTCCAGGGCGACCGCAAGCCGAACCCGCACGTCGCCTTCGGCTTCGGCGCGCACCGCTGTCCCGGGGCATCGGTCGCGCGAATCGAGATCCAGGTCGCGCTCCAGACGCTGCTGGAAACGCTCGTGGAGATCCGTCCGGACCCATCAGCCCCGCCGACCTGGGAGCCGAACCCGAACCTGGGAGGCTACGCCTCCTACAGGTGTCTCTGCGCCTGA
- a CDS encoding M20/M25/M40 family metallo-hydrolase — translation MAHRIVEELRALGFDEARTDRAGNVIGCIAGTEGAPAVMLSSHMDVVDVGDVDGWEHDPYGGAVADGCLHGRGAMDVKGPLAIQVYAAARFVDERPSGDLLMAFSVHEEKGGWGMMHLMSSCGVRPGAVILAEATGGDLCTGHRGHAELAVDIHGRAAHASAPECGRNPNLVLPHVLLALRELTQTQPEDPVLGRATLTPTVVECWPKSGNVIPDRVRVTLDLRVLPGWDEPRALQEIRARLSERVPAVDGLRVEVLPGRATFRAWTGWASEDSNFTPGFLLPDDHPVVQAAAKALRAATGVAPGIRPWKFGTDGGHTCGTHGIPTIGFAPGREALAHTTRERLELGEARIAFDAYPALIRSVQASLVVARGIPVQALATSGTAAAPRP, via the coding sequence GTGGCGCATCGCATCGTCGAGGAGCTGCGGGCGCTGGGCTTCGACGAGGCGAGGACCGACCGCGCCGGGAACGTGATCGGCTGCATCGCGGGGACGGAGGGTGCCCCCGCGGTGATGCTCTCCTCCCACATGGATGTGGTAGACGTGGGAGATGTGGACGGGTGGGAGCACGATCCATACGGCGGCGCCGTGGCGGACGGGTGCCTGCACGGCCGGGGGGCCATGGACGTGAAGGGCCCGCTGGCCATCCAGGTGTACGCCGCCGCCCGGTTCGTGGACGAGCGGCCGTCCGGCGACCTACTCATGGCCTTCTCGGTCCACGAGGAGAAGGGCGGATGGGGAATGATGCACCTGATGTCGTCGTGCGGGGTCCGCCCCGGCGCCGTGATCCTGGCCGAAGCCACCGGGGGCGACCTGTGCACGGGGCACCGCGGCCACGCCGAACTCGCGGTGGACATCCACGGCCGCGCCGCGCACGCCAGCGCGCCCGAATGCGGCCGGAACCCCAACCTCGTCCTCCCCCACGTTCTCCTGGCACTCCGGGAGCTGACCCAGACGCAGCCGGAGGACCCCGTCCTGGGTCGCGCCACGCTCACGCCCACGGTCGTCGAGTGCTGGCCCAAGAGCGGCAACGTGATCCCCGACCGCGTGCGCGTCACGCTGGACCTGCGGGTCCTGCCGGGGTGGGACGAGCCCCGTGCGCTGCAGGAGATCCGCGCCCGCCTCTCGGAGCGGGTGCCGGCGGTCGACGGGCTCCGAGTGGAGGTGCTCCCCGGCCGCGCCACTTTTCGCGCGTGGACGGGGTGGGCGAGCGAGGACAGCAACTTCACCCCCGGCTTCCTGCTGCCCGACGATCACCCCGTGGTGCAGGCCGCGGCCAAGGCCCTCCGCGCCGCCACGGGGGTCGCCCCGGGGATTCGCCCGTGGAAGTTCGGCACCGATGGGGGGCACACCTGCGGGACCCACGGGATTCCGACGATCGGCTTCGCGCCGGGACGGGAGGCGCTGGCGCACACCACCCGCGAGAGGCTGGAGCTCGGGGAGGCGCGGATCGCGTTCGACGCATACCCCGCGCTCATCCGCTCCGTGCAGGCGTCGCTGGTGGTGGCCAGGGGGATCCCGGTCCAGGCGCTGGCGACCAGCGGGACGGCCGCCGCGCCCCGGCCGTAG
- a CDS encoding ABC transporter ATP-binding protein: MREHLRAVALLVRTAWRTDPWRSIGLLLEPLSFLRFPLFAWFLRLVVDGALRQDLRLLLLGAAGITATRVLWFVGMWTGGWMRNRLIEEVGFALDREITTVTSGLPGVEHHERADYQDRLELLRQQQGILGGALNSLIYTANVVVGGLSTLVALVFVSPWLLLLVPFALPALPLAAVKQRWLAAAEERSAPPSRRSRQLRALAFDRNAGMELRVFGLEREMLSRFRKAWDEARGPRLAVGRRVALLDSAGDLLFLAGFFGAVGLMLSRASRGQATVGEVVMVVYLAQQVRASVVEPVQRVTGLGEVLRAAGRMLWLQDYARGAARPGGRSAPARLEEGIVFERVSFRYPGTEHWALRDISFRIPAGAVVALVGENGAGKTTVVKLLCRMYEPTEGRILVDGVPLAEIEVEAWRQRLSAAFQDFARLEFTAQQSVGAGDLSQVDDRAAVHAALDRAGAVDVLDALPGGVDTQLGARWEGGADLSTGQWQKLALGRALMREDPLVTFFDEPTASLDALAEYALFERYARAARFGAARGAVTILVSHRFSTVRSADLILVFDGGSVTELGGHDELLRRDGLYAELYSMQARSYT; this comes from the coding sequence ATGCGTGAGCACCTACGTGCGGTCGCCCTGCTGGTGCGGACCGCGTGGCGGACCGATCCCTGGCGCTCGATCGGGCTCCTGCTGGAGCCCCTGAGCTTCCTCCGTTTCCCGCTGTTCGCCTGGTTCCTGCGCCTCGTGGTCGACGGCGCGCTCCGGCAGGACCTCCGTCTCCTGCTTCTTGGCGCGGCGGGAATCACCGCCACGCGCGTCCTGTGGTTCGTCGGCATGTGGACGGGCGGGTGGATGCGCAACCGGCTGATCGAGGAGGTGGGGTTCGCCCTGGACCGGGAGATCACGACCGTCACCTCCGGGCTCCCCGGCGTGGAGCACCACGAACGCGCCGACTACCAGGACCGCCTGGAGCTGCTGCGGCAGCAGCAGGGGATCCTGGGCGGCGCGCTCAATTCCCTGATCTACACGGCCAACGTGGTGGTCGGCGGGCTGAGCACCCTGGTGGCGCTCGTGTTCGTGAGCCCGTGGCTGCTCCTGCTGGTCCCCTTCGCGCTCCCGGCCCTGCCGCTCGCCGCCGTGAAGCAGCGATGGCTCGCGGCTGCCGAGGAGCGCTCGGCGCCGCCCTCCCGCCGTTCCCGCCAGCTCCGGGCGCTCGCGTTCGACCGCAACGCGGGGATGGAGCTGCGGGTGTTCGGACTGGAGCGGGAGATGCTATCCCGCTTCCGGAAGGCCTGGGACGAGGCGCGGGGACCGAGGCTCGCCGTGGGACGTCGGGTCGCGCTCCTGGACAGTGCGGGCGACCTGCTCTTCCTGGCGGGCTTCTTCGGGGCCGTGGGGCTGATGCTCTCGAGGGCGAGCCGCGGCCAGGCCACGGTGGGCGAGGTGGTGATGGTCGTCTACCTCGCCCAGCAGGTGAGGGCCAGCGTCGTCGAGCCGGTCCAGCGGGTGACCGGTCTCGGCGAGGTGCTGCGCGCGGCGGGCCGGATGCTCTGGCTCCAGGACTACGCCCGCGGCGCGGCCCGGCCGGGGGGACGATCGGCGCCCGCACGCCTGGAGGAGGGGATCGTCTTCGAGCGCGTGTCGTTCCGTTATCCCGGCACCGAGCACTGGGCGCTGCGGGACATCTCCTTCCGCATCCCCGCCGGGGCCGTGGTCGCCCTGGTAGGGGAGAACGGGGCGGGGAAGACGACGGTAGTGAAGCTCCTCTGCCGGATGTACGAGCCCACCGAGGGGCGCATCCTCGTGGATGGGGTGCCCCTGGCCGAGATCGAGGTGGAGGCGTGGCGCCAGAGGCTCTCGGCGGCGTTCCAGGACTTCGCCCGCCTCGAGTTCACGGCGCAGCAGTCCGTGGGCGCGGGTGACCTGTCCCAGGTGGATGACCGGGCCGCGGTGCACGCGGCGCTGGACCGGGCGGGGGCGGTGGACGTCCTCGACGCGCTCCCCGGCGGCGTGGACACCCAACTGGGAGCCCGGTGGGAGGGCGGCGCGGACCTCTCCACCGGTCAGTGGCAGAAGCTGGCGCTGGGCCGGGCCCTGATGCGCGAGGACCCTCTCGTGACCTTCTTCGACGAGCCCACGGCCAGCCTGGACGCCCTGGCCGAGTACGCGCTCTTCGAGCGCTACGCCCGGGCCGCCCGCTTCGGCGCCGCCCGGGGCGCCGTCACCATCCTGGTATCGCACCGCTTCTCCACGGTGCGCTCCGCCGACCTCATCCTGGTGTTCGACGGGGGGAGCGTAACCGAGCTGGGCGGCCACGACGAGCTGCTGCGGCGGGACGGGCTCTACGCCGAGCTCTACTCGATGCAGGCGCGCTCGTACACCTGA
- a CDS encoding ABC transporter ATP-binding protein, whose protein sequence is MANPRIDRLARWRALLGLLWRAARWRAAGFGVLLLVMGLLPTAVILATGALVRSIPGAVESGLLSAGGQPTLVALAALGLFLGGLALGGNAVAHLSRVLDYAFALEVHQTVARATLGTPGLAPLEDPVLADELQAIQDADRRGVLWTTMTALSSVVTTRLQGIGAFVVLLGFEWWAPLLLLAAWQLTNLLDAKATENGVSVNMNDGAVKMRRSEYLRSLAVDPPAAKEIRVFGLSGWVVERYADAWMDALRVMWRSRRANKGLAAATTLTLALSHAAVLGALGLAASRGDIDAAALLVFMQAVIATADLGMIGDWRWLLTQSLAVAERTAGLRSRVPSASPAEPAEPAEPPAGRGGKVALRLDGVRFTYRGRERPALDGLSLEIPAGQSLAIVGENGAGKSTLIKLLCGLYEPDAGRITVDGGMSPRQARGRIGVIFQDFVRYPLPLRENVAFGHLPLLDDSEALEGALRDAGGAGLLGALPGGWDTVLSREFEGGADLSGGQWQRVALARALTAVRGGAGLLILDEPTASLDVRAETELFERFLEVTRGVTTILVSHRLSSVRHADRIVVLHGGRVVEDGTHDELMRAGGRYAGMFTLQSERFSIVQVAGVHTAEEAHHA, encoded by the coding sequence ATGGCAAATCCACGGATCGATCGCCTCGCGCGGTGGCGCGCACTCCTGGGCCTGCTCTGGAGGGCGGCGCGCTGGCGGGCGGCGGGGTTCGGCGTCCTGCTCCTCGTGATGGGATTGCTGCCGACGGCGGTGATCCTGGCGACCGGCGCGCTCGTCCGGTCCATCCCCGGCGCGGTGGAGAGCGGGCTGCTCTCGGCCGGCGGACAGCCGACGCTAGTGGCCCTCGCCGCACTCGGGCTCTTCCTGGGCGGGCTCGCCCTCGGAGGGAACGCCGTGGCGCACCTCTCCCGCGTGCTCGACTACGCGTTCGCCCTGGAGGTGCACCAGACGGTCGCCCGCGCCACCCTGGGAACGCCGGGGCTCGCGCCGCTGGAGGACCCCGTGCTCGCCGACGAGCTGCAGGCCATCCAGGACGCGGACCGGCGCGGCGTGCTCTGGACGACCATGACGGCGCTCTCCAGCGTCGTCACCACGCGACTCCAGGGGATCGGTGCGTTCGTGGTGCTCCTGGGCTTCGAGTGGTGGGCGCCGCTCCTGCTGCTGGCGGCCTGGCAGCTGACCAACCTGCTCGACGCGAAGGCGACCGAGAACGGAGTGAGCGTCAACATGAACGACGGCGCGGTGAAGATGCGGCGCTCGGAGTACCTGCGCTCGCTCGCGGTCGATCCACCCGCCGCCAAGGAGATCCGGGTGTTCGGGCTGAGCGGGTGGGTGGTGGAGCGGTACGCCGACGCCTGGATGGACGCCCTCCGGGTGATGTGGCGGAGCCGGAGAGCCAACAAGGGGCTCGCCGCCGCCACCACGCTCACGCTGGCCCTCTCGCACGCGGCGGTGCTCGGCGCGCTCGGCCTGGCGGCGAGCCGCGGCGACATCGACGCCGCGGCGCTGCTCGTCTTCATGCAGGCGGTCATCGCCACCGCCGACCTGGGGATGATCGGCGACTGGAGGTGGCTGCTCACCCAGTCGCTGGCGGTGGCGGAGCGCACGGCCGGCCTGCGGTCGCGGGTGCCTTCCGCGTCCCCCGCCGAGCCGGCCGAGCCGGCCGAGCCGCCGGCCGGGCGGGGCGGGAAGGTCGCTCTGCGCCTCGACGGCGTGCGGTTCACCTACCGCGGCCGGGAGCGGCCCGCCCTGGACGGGCTCTCGCTGGAGATCCCCGCCGGCCAGTCGCTGGCGATCGTGGGCGAGAACGGGGCGGGGAAGAGCACGCTGATCAAGCTGCTGTGCGGGCTCTACGAGCCGGATGCGGGGCGCATCACCGTGGACGGGGGCATGTCTCCGCGCCAGGCGCGGGGGAGGATCGGGGTCATCTTCCAGGACTTCGTGCGCTACCCGCTGCCACTGCGCGAGAACGTCGCCTTCGGGCACCTCCCCCTGCTGGACGATTCCGAGGCGTTGGAGGGCGCGCTGCGCGACGCCGGGGGTGCCGGACTCCTCGGGGCGCTTCCCGGGGGGTGGGACACGGTGCTCTCCCGCGAGTTCGAGGGCGGCGCGGATCTGTCCGGGGGGCAGTGGCAGCGGGTGGCGCTGGCCCGGGCGCTGACCGCGGTCCGCGGGGGAGCCGGCCTGCTGATCCTCGACGAGCCGACCGCCAGCCTCGACGTACGGGCCGAGACCGAGCTCTTCGAGCGGTTCCTGGAGGTGACCCGGGGCGTCACTACCATCCTGGTCTCGCACCGGCTCTCGAGCGTCCGACACGCGGACCGGATCGTGGTGCTCCATGGAGGCCGGGTGGTGGAGGACGGGACCCACGACGAGTTGATGCGTGCCGGCGGCCGGTATGCCGGGATGTTCACGCTGCAGTCCGAGCGGTTCTCCATCGTGCAGGTGGCCGGCGTCCACACAGCCGAGGAGGCGCACCATGCGTGA